The genomic region ACAGACTCAAAGTACTTTGCTTTGTCTTGTCATTAAACTAGATCTTGAAAGCCTAATGATTTGAGCACACATGTTACCTTCATAACTCCAGGCACTTGCCTATTTGGTTGAACCCTAGAACTTAGATCTTAACCTTTTGGCACTTATTTAAGCTGATCCCTTGATGTTAGCCTTTGGAGAATCCCAAAAGCTACAGCATGTTAAATATGCCTGTAGCTCATAGCTGTCTCGTTGCCTCTTCTGTCTAGGAAATAACAAAACACTAGCACAGATGATTAGAACACGAGGGCGAGAGGGTTAGGTTGGAGTTAACAAACTTTAGGTCTGTTATCCTGTACTCTCTTCAGCAGGTAGACCCTGTACTTAACTCGATAGGCCTAATCATCTCACCCGCCATCTATGGACtagatcactagatgaacaaggcAAGTTGGAATGATGCAGCCatggagggatgtcctggccattGTAGATTCACAAAGCTTGTCTTCCAAGCACCCTAAGGCATGGCACGGACGCTTTCCCCCGCAGAATCATATCTTGTGTCCTTTTGTCTGTCTATGGCGTCTATATATATCTCCCTGCCACTCCACCAGTGCCATTGTGTAAAGGGCAATGGCTGCTTTTCTGCTTCTGCTCGTTGTTTCCTCCCTCTCATTTGCTGCCATTGATCCTGTTCAGTGCACCACAGCTTCTCATTCACATGTAGTGGTTTTTGTGCAGGTTTTCTTTCATCTTTTTATCTGTTTGTCAGATCAGATGTTCACCTCATGTCTGCTCTCTCTTCTGTTGCATCGCAGGTTCACATTGTGTACTTGGGCCACAACAACGATCTTAGTCCTTCTCTGACCACACGGTTTCATCTCCAACTTCTGTCAACTGTCTTTGCAGAGTAATATACTATCTTACTTTTGAGCTAAAATTAAAGGGGACAATAAAAGACCATTGAATTTCTAGAAGTTGATAAAAAAAACAATGAAGTGCAGAAGCACAGCACCATCCAATGCATCTATAACATGAATTCAGCTGAGTTATTTCAAGTAGTACTACGACTATCGGGTAAACAACATAAAGTTAAAATACTGGAGTTAAAATTTAGGTAATTTTTTCGTTTGTACTACTTATGCCATAGTAGAAACTTCTATTAATTCCGTTTCTCAGTTTATCCAATCTGTATTGCATGCTTTACTTGAAGCAATCCAACCATTTTGTCTCTTAAAGATAAAACCTCGCATCTCAGAGAATTTGGAGATGTTTGTTCTCATTTGGCAAGAAAAATGTGGCTAAAAGGATACATGAATGGTCACAATATTGCAGGCCGGAGGAAGCAAGACAAGCTATTCTCTACAGCTACAGCTATGGTTTCTCTGGTTTTGCGGCAGTGCTCAATTCAACGCAAGCCACCACATTGTCGGGTAACAGTTATACTCAACACTATGGTCCCTGTTGTCCAAAATATACCTATATCTGTATATACCTAGTTTTGTGCACTTGATTATTGCCATAAACTGACAAGGAACCCCATGATCGTTATATTCAGAAACAGAAGCGGTCATATCAGTATTCAGGAGCAGGATGCTGCAGCTCCATACAACAAGGAGCTGGGATTTCATGGGCCTCAGCCTGCATTCGCATATGGAGCAACCATCCTCCCAAATGCATTTGAAGTACGGAGACGACGTAATTGTCGGTATCCTCGACACCGGTACTTGTCCTCTAACTATTTCACATCCCTGCAAACCCTGCTGCACTGTCCTATACTTGCTTGTAGCTTCTCTGGCTTCACACATGACATGATCTTGTAGCCTGAAAGGGACATATAGCTACAAAATTATCTAAAACACACAGGCATGGCACTGCAAGAGAAATGACATGAACAACCATGAAAGTGAAAGATACTACAATCATTCCTTGAATGCAGGCATGCGATGCCAAGATCTGAACTTAACAATTTTGTAGCGGCACTGCACTCATACTCATTCCTGTTAGTGGTTACAGTGCTGTGGTCCTCAGCATTTCAGTGTGTGTCTGCCCCTGCCCTCAACAGGTGTGTGGCCTGAATCCGAGAGCTTCAGAGATGACCCCCACCTAGGCCCCGTGCCGTCGTCATGGCGCGGCACGTGCGTCGGAGGCCAGCAGTTCGACCCGGCCACCGCGTGCAACCGCAAGCTCATTGGTGCGCGCTACTACCTCGCCGGCTTCGAGGCGGAGACCGGCCCGCTGAACACCAGCGGCGGCGCGGAGTACCGGTCGGCCCGGGACCGCGTGGGCCACGGCACGCACACGGCGTCCACGGCCGTGGGCGCCGTGTCCCCCAACGCGAGCTActtcggtgggctgggccgcggcgcGGCACGCGGGGGCGCCCCCAGGGCGCGGCTGGCGGTGTACAAGGTGTGCTGGTTCAAGGACCTGACGGGCCGGTGCAACGACGCCGACATCCTGGCGGCGTTCGACGACGCACTGCACGACGGCGTGCACGTCATCTCGGCGTCCCTCGGGTCtccgccgccgctgtcgccgctGTTCGCGACGAGCACCGAGGTCGGGTCGTTCCACGCCATGCAGCTCGGGGTGTCCACGGTGTTCTCGGCGGGCAACGACGGGCCCGACGCGGCCATGGTGCAGAACGTGTCGCCGTGGGGTGTCACCGTCGCCGCCAGCACCATCGACCGGAGGTTCCCGACGGTGATCGCGCTCGGGAGCAATGCCTCCTTCGTGGTGAGTTCTTGGTCCTACTAGTGGCCGACTATGCATGCATTTGTGGACTGTGGTGCATGCAAGAAACTTTGGATACAGTGCACTTCTCATTTTTCTTTGGTAATTTACACAGGGAGAGGGCTTCATTGTGAAGGACATGAAAATGCATTTAGTAGAGAGCACTAGCGTCTTTGCCGATGGgtaatctctctcacacacaatgCCTACCGAGTATCTATTTGTTTTGACTGACCGATTTGCGTTGATCCCGAAGGACGTGCTCCCTGGACCAGCTGGTGAACCGCACGGCGGCGTCTGGGAAGATCGTCTTGTGCTTCTCCACGATGGGGATGGTGTCTGGCGAGGGCGCGGCGCTGGCGGTGTATGCCGGCGGTGGCTCCGGCGTGATCTTCGCGGACTCCAGCTCCCGGCGGTCCAACCAGGACAACTTCCTGCCCACCGTCCACGTCAACCTGCGCCAGGGCACCCAGATCCTCAACTACATCCAGAGCCGTTCAAGGTAACCAATCAACCACCTACCGCCATCGGATCTGAGCCGTCCAATGGCGCACGCACGGCTGAGATCACGCGCTCTTCTCTGACCGCGCATCCATCGTCTGCCACGTGCAGGCCACGGCCGACCGTGCACATCTCGCCGAGCAGGACCGTCGTCGGCAAGACGCCGGCGCCGGCCATCGCCTACTTCTCCTCCAGAGGGCCCAGCTCCATTTCTCCAAACATTCTCAAGGTAGACGACACGATCACCTGAGCTTGGCATGGTGAAGAGCACATATGTATGGACTGAACCGATCTGTTGCTGAGCTCGCAGCCTGACGTCACCGCACCCGGGGTGAACATCCTGGCGGCGTGGCCGCCCAAGTCGTCGCCGACGATGCTCCCTCTGGACAAGCGCTCCACGGAGTGGAACTTCGACACGGGCACGTCCATGTCGTGCCCCCACGTCACCGGCATCGTCGCCATCCTCAGGTCCGTGCACCCGACCTGGTCACCGGCCGCAGTCAAGTCCGCCCTCATGACCACGGCGTACGTGCACGACGACACGTCGGACGCCATGCTGGCCGGTGGCACGCAGAAGGCCGCGGACGCCTTCGACACCGGCGCGGGGCACGTGGACCCGCTGCGGGCGCTGGACCCGGGGCTGGTGTACGACGCGGACGCGCGCGACCACGTGCGCTTCCTCTGCGGCCTCGGCTACACGGAGGCCCAGGTGCGGCAGATGGTGCTCTCCTCCCCGGCGCTCGACACCAGCtgcgccggcggcgccattggcGACGCCGACCTCAACTACCCGGCCATCGTGCTCCCCGAGCTGCGGGCTGCGGCGACCGTGAAGCGGACGGTGACGAACGTGGGCCTCCAGAGGGAAACCGTGTACCACGCTACCGTCATCAGCCCGCAGGGCGCGCACGTCGAGGTGTGGCCGCCGGCGCTGGCGTTCTCCTCGCGCTGCGCCAGGGCCGAGTACTACGTCACCGTCACGCCGGCGAAGCTCTCGCGCGGTCGGTACGACTTCGGCGAGATCGTGTGGTCCGACGGCTACCACCGCGTCCGCACGCCGCTGGTCGTCAGGGTCACCAACCTGCCGGACGCCGGCGTCGGCGCTCAGCCCACGAATCAGCACCGTGATACTACTGAGTACTGACCCCCAGAAGCTACCTAGTTACGGTTATCTACAACCTGGCGGTGCACGGCTTCCGGGCTTCAGATCAGGGCTTCTCTTAGTGTGGGTTTGTGCAATGTTTTCGATTTCACTCGTTGGGACAACACAGTAGGTGTCATTCGGTCATGTTAAAGGAGCATACATTGTGGGTGCGACAAATTTCAAAGTGATACCAAGCAGCACATGCAGGCTCAACGTTTGATGATTCATTTCACCTTCAACTCTGGGAACATTTGAGACGCCTTCTCCTGACCAGCTGGGCGATGCTGGGCAGTGGAACAGAACCAGTTGCATTTGCAGTCATCTCTTCAGACCACTGGGTGGAAACACGGGAGTACAATACTTGAAAGCTATAAATAGCTCATGTGAAGTGAAATCTATAAATGGCTTTTGGTTATACCTCCACCTCTAAGATGCACCACATCTTCCTGGCTCACCATGAAATCCGTTCCAGCTATATGTCGGCACTTTCTACTCCACTCACAAGTACATGCACGGCGACCACACCCCCAGTGCCCTCGGGACCAATGTAGTTAACCGGGTATCACTCTAGTCCATATACAACCATTGGAGGAACCGCACATCTTGATGAAAGACAGCCAAATATAGGAGGGAACATCGTTCTATATAAATGTGTCCTAAAGTCCTAGAGTGAACCCTCCAGTTCATAAAAAAGGAGAGGTAAATCACACAGAGAACCATCAGCAATGGCGAAGATTTCTAGTAGCACCGTTGTTCTCCTGGTGTTTCTCGTGTCATCGTGGGGGGCATTGCCGGTGCTGTCCCGTGGACAGCTACAGGATGGAGGAGGCGGGTAAGATGATACTCCATCTACAAGCATTCTAGCCATGTCACCACAACATAAGTCCGCGATTAACTTATTCCCACATATATAACATGACGGGTCTTTATATAATGTTTAACCGTCACCCTTTCACACTCATGCATGCGTAGTTAATAGTTCTTGTATATGTTGTTCCTGATGTTTGTTGCTATTTTCATATTAGGGCAAACGGTGGTGCTAATGTTGGGCTTGAAAAGGGTATCGGTGCTAATATTGGGCTTCAAAAGTCTATCGGTGCTAATGTTGGTGTTGGTGCGAATGGAGGCGCTGGTGCGAATGGAGGCGCTGGTGTTGGCGCCGGCCTTGGAGCAAATGTAGGTGTTGGAGCAAATGTAGGTGCCAATGCTGGTCTTGGTGCCGGTGCAAATGCAAACGGTGGTGCCGGTGCTGGTGTGAATGGAGGCGCTAACGTTGGAGCTGGTCTTGGAGCAAATGTAGGTGGCAATGCTGGTCTTGGTGTCAGTGCAAATAGATTTATTGGTGCTGGTGTTGGTGCAAATGGAGGCGCTGGCATTGGTGCGAATGGAGGCGCTGGTGTTGGTGCTGGCCTTGGAGCAAATGTAGGTCTTGGAGCAAATGTAGGTGCCAATGCTGGTCTTGGTGCCGGTGCAAATGCAAAcggtggtgctggtgctggtgctggtgtgAATGGAGGTGCTAACATTGGAGCTGGCATTGGAGCAAATGTAGGTGCCAATGCCGGTCTTGGTGTCGGTGCACATAAAGGTATTAGTGCTGGTGTTGGTGCGAATGGAGGCGCTGGTGTTGGTGCGAATGGAGGCGCTGGTGTTGGTGCTGGCCTTGGAGCAAATGTAGGTCTTGGAGCCAATGCGGGTCTTGGTGCCGGTGCAAATGGAGGTGCTGGTGTTGGTGCGAATGGAGGCGCTAACGTTGGAGTTGGCCTTGGAGCAAATGTAGGTGCCAATGCCGGTCTTGGTGTTGGTGCACATAAAGGTATTGGTGTTGGTACTGGTGTTGGCAAATGAAGGAAGCCGAAAACAAGCAAGTCAACTAAAGGCGGTGTCGATTCTAGCTACGAAGAGAAGGAAACCGAAGCAAGTCAATCAACACGAGTTTTGACTACATTTCAAAGAACAAGGAACttcacaagatttagcatgatATGCTTACAATATTTAGTCATTATCATTTTTTAGTACGTTGCATTTTTTCTAAGATTCTACATTATATATACTAGCAAAGCGTCATGCCGAGTCATGCCTCACATTGGAGGGTGCAAATATCCTATCAATTAGAAATATATCCCAGAGATAATTCTAGAGAAGAGATTATATAATGTTGTATCCATGAGTTATGAAATGTTCCTTGAATAATATTTTTATATTGATGGGCAAGTATTTGACTTGTTTGTGAAACTCTATGCTTGCGACACACATGCGTGATGGTGTATCCATAcactaagggtgtgtttggtagccTGCAGGGAGGGTGCACGAGCCCAAAAGTTCTCCATCGAACACAATCTCGGCACATCATGTCTCAACACATACATCACTACAAACAACTACACATGTATGTACCCAATGTATCTAGACTTAGCATGTCTCAAAGGGGAACAACTATGCTAGGGTGGGAACAACTACCAAACACACCCGAAGGGATCACAAGGATGCACCCATCTTTGAAAGCAAAGAGGCACCAACACATTTCTAGATAACATGCAAGGCATGTACATTAGGAACAGTAAAACCACACCTAATCCCCGCTCTCTCATGAATTAGGTGTTTCTGGCCATATGATTTTGTCTGTCAAACATTTCTGACCGTCCAATCTAAAGTAAGCACAATGTTTGTGGCGAACTAGGCCTAATGTCGCAAGGGCAGCTACTCCCGTAGCTATTTTGGACCTTTGTGGTTAATTGGGCCAGATTTTCCTGGTTGGCCCAAAGCAACGAAGGAATCTCATGCAAGTGTTCCCTAAAGAAATAAATTCGTTGACACAGGAAAGAATCGGCGGCGGTCGAGATGATGCGTCGCACTGTCGAAAGAGAGCGGATGTAGCCGTTGAGATGATGTGCCACGTGGTCGAAAGAGAGTGGATGCGGTGGCTGCTTGATTCAGGCGAAGCTAGCGACCTGCGGTGGGATCCAGCGTACGAGCGATTGGATCCAGCACGCCCCACTCGTGAGGTAATCCAGCGCGAGGGGATTGAGTGGAAGCGCCAGATGCGGGCGCGCCCGAACCCTAACATAGTGAGTGGTTCGATGGTCAGCCTCGATGGTAGAGTTCGATGTCCATGGCTCCTCGTGCCTTTCTTTGTCTTGGTGCCCGACGAGTTGGCCAGCCTCCATGGCATCGTAGATTATCACTCCAAGGCGAGCTGGTGGCATCCACTCTAGCATTATTGCTGCCAACACACTAGTGTTCCTATCCTCAATGTGCAATGGGCCGTGGTTTTGGGTGCATCCTCAACAAGGTCAGCATGTTGTTTTTTGATTCACTTCTGGactgatttttaatttttttatcatGGCATGTTTTTTGTCAGGTGAGGATTTCATATCGGTTCTAATCAGTGATTGGGTTTAAATTTCATATGTTGTGCCTGTGTGATAATCACCGCAGTAATAGTCCCTACTCTACTTGGTATATATGTCAACTTCTCAAATTCATGTCTTTGTATAATGGTGAGAGGGAGCTTATTTGAAGACCGTATTtttactccactagatactgccatcacccactccaattcaaatggcttatAAACAAGAaatatagttgaatgtacagaccttgtatgagagacagatgcaatagatagtgtggaaaaaagagggcatgaaatagttcacatgtatattgtttaactaaaaaggataacatgcgataatttcacatatatgatgtatatctaaactggatagcatagcatgacacaattcaaagatatgatgactaagtaaataggatgacatgagataattatatgatgtatTTAGTAAACatgttcgcatgacataattcacatgaatgttatctaagtaatcaggatcgcgtgataaaattcacatatgtgatttatatactaagcagagggcattcacatatatgatgtctgaattAAGAACAtgatgttgaatattgtgtatatgatgtctaaactatgcaatgcaagataccatatgcatgatattgaaggaaatatgccctagaggcaataataaagttgttattttatatttccttattcatgataaaggtttattattcatgctagaattgtattgatcagaaacttaaatacatgtgtgaatacataaacaaataccatgtccctagtatgcctctactagactagctcgttgatcaaagatggttaaagtttcctgaccatggacatgtgttgtcatttgataaagagatcacatcattaggagaatgatgtgatggacaagacccatctgttagattagcataatgatcgttcagttttattgctattgctttcttcatgtcaaatacatcttccttcgactatgagattatgcaactcccgaataccgaaggaataccttgtattctatcaaacatcacaatgtaactgggtaatcataaagatgttctacaggtatctccgaaggtgtttgttgagttggcatagatcgagattaggatttggcactccgagtatcggagaggtatctctgggccctctcggtaatacacatcataagcttgcaagcaaacaactaaggagttagtcactaggtgatgtattacgaaacaagtaaagagaatttctggtaacgatattgaactagatatgaagataccgatgaccgaatctcgggaagtgacataccgatggtcaaagggaattacatatgttgtcataacagttcaaccgataaagatcttcgtgaaatatgtaggaccaatatgggcatccaggttccgatattggttattgaccggagaggtgtctcggtcatgtctacattgttctcaaacccgtagggtccgcacgcttaatgttcgatgacgatatagtattatatgagttatgtgatttggtgaccgaatgttgtttggagtcccggatgagatcacagacatgacgaggagcctcgaaatggttgagaggtaaagattcatatataggacaatagtattcggacaccggaagtgttttttttgggggggggggggtaccgggAACTTATcaggtcaccgaaaggggttctggACACCCCCAGcaaaagttatg from Triticum aestivum cultivar Chinese Spring chromosome 4A, IWGSC CS RefSeq v2.1, whole genome shotgun sequence harbors:
- the LOC123084878 gene encoding subtilisin-like protease SBT3.18 isoform X1, with the protein product MAAFLLLLVVSSLSFAAIDPVQCTTASHSHVHIVYLGHNNDLSPSLTTRFHLQLLSTVFAEPEEARQAILYSYSYGFSGFAAVLNSTQATTLSETEAVISVFRSRMLQLHTTRSWDFMGLSLHSHMEQPSSQMHLKYGDDVIVGILDTGVWPESESFRDDPHLGPVPSSWRGTCVGGQQFDPATACNRKLIGARYYLAGFEAETGPLNTSGGAEYRSARDRVGHGTHTASTAVGAVSPNASYFGGLGRGAARGGAPRARLAVYKVCWFKDLTGRCNDADILAAFDDALHDGVHVISASLGSPPPLSPLFATSTEVGSFHAMQLGVSTVFSAGNDGPDAAMVQNVSPWGVTVAASTIDRRFPTVIALGSNASFVGEGFIVKDMKMHLVESTSVFADGTCSLDQLVNRTAASGKIVLCFSTMGMVSGEGAALAVYAGGGSGVIFADSSSRRSNQDNFLPTVHVNLRQGTQILNYIQSRSRPRPTVHISPSRTVVGKTPAPAIAYFSSRGPSSISPNILKPDVTAPGVNILAAWPPKSSPTMLPLDKRSTEWNFDTGTSMSCPHVTGIVAILRSVHPTWSPAAVKSALMTTAYVHDDTSDAMLAGGTQKAADAFDTGAGHVDPLRALDPGLVYDADARDHVRFLCGLGYTEAQVRQMVLSSPALDTSCAGGAIGDADLNYPAIVLPELRAAATVKRTVTNVGLQRETVYHATVISPQGAHVEVWPPALAFSSRCARAEYYVTVTPAKLSRGRYDFGEIVWSDGYHRVRTPLVVRVTNLPDAGVGAQPTNQHRDTTEY
- the LOC123084878 gene encoding subtilisin-like protease SBT3.18 isoform X2; the encoded protein is MLQLHTTRSWDFMGLSLHSHMEQPSSQMHLKYGDDVIVGILDTGVWPESESFRDDPHLGPVPSSWRGTCVGGQQFDPATACNRKLIGARYYLAGFEAETGPLNTSGGAEYRSARDRVGHGTHTASTAVGAVSPNASYFGGLGRGAARGGAPRARLAVYKVCWFKDLTGRCNDADILAAFDDALHDGVHVISASLGSPPPLSPLFATSTEVGSFHAMQLGVSTVFSAGNDGPDAAMVQNVSPWGVTVAASTIDRRFPTVIALGSNASFVGEGFIVKDMKMHLVESTSVFADGTCSLDQLVNRTAASGKIVLCFSTMGMVSGEGAALAVYAGGGSGVIFADSSSRRSNQDNFLPTVHVNLRQGTQILNYIQSRSRPRPTVHISPSRTVVGKTPAPAIAYFSSRGPSSISPNILKPDVTAPGVNILAAWPPKSSPTMLPLDKRSTEWNFDTGTSMSCPHVTGIVAILRSVHPTWSPAAVKSALMTTAYVHDDTSDAMLAGGTQKAADAFDTGAGHVDPLRALDPGLVYDADARDHVRFLCGLGYTEAQVRQMVLSSPALDTSCAGGAIGDADLNYPAIVLPELRAAATVKRTVTNVGLQRETVYHATVISPQGAHVEVWPPALAFSSRCARAEYYVTVTPAKLSRGRYDFGEIVWSDGYHRVRTPLVVRVTNLPDAGVGAQPTNQHRDTTEY